The Lolium rigidum isolate FL_2022 chromosome 1, APGP_CSIRO_Lrig_0.1, whole genome shotgun sequence region TGTTCTGTTTGCATATAGGATTTTCTTTCAATTTCAATTTTCTTACTTTCTTGGTTGCGCGGTTTCAGTGGAAGGACAGCCAATAATTAAAAATCAGAAGGTGCACCATATGACATCCGAGAAAAGAGACGGCAAAATATTATTCTGCAGAGTTATTATTAAAACATCCACAACAGCAAACAAGCCGAACATTGCATCCGTTTGATTGCATAATTGGGGCGACTGGAAGTGACCACCTAGTTCCCATATGAATTTGCCGTTACACCATTTGCCAAATGCTCGGATTTAGCACTGCCTAACAGTATTTCCTCAACAGCTTCCTGAAACACAGAGCAACATGTCAGTGGTACCTACTGAAGAATGGGTAGTGGAGGGGCAAAGGAATGTACGGTTTCTGTACCTCGATGCATCTCAACGCGTACTGGACATCGCTGTCTGAAATTTGGTAATGGGTCACAAGTCTGACACTGCAAATTACGGGTGTTCAAAATGGAAGGTTAAGTTTTATTGCAGACAGACATGATATGGAATAAGTAGCGCGAGTTTTTCTCACAAAAAGAAAGCTCAGCATAAGCAGTTCAGCATAACAAAAATAATTAGGCTTCTACTTAGAAGGGGTGGGTTGGGACAGAGAACTGAATTTAACCTCTTTGAGCTTACTGCCATTGCCAGTACGTTGCGCTGTTCCAGAACTTGACAGAGCTTGCAAGGTGATATTAGTGGATCCGTAATGTCGAAGTATACCTTGGGAAATCACCATGGTGGGTTACAATATGACATTAAAAGGAAAACATATCAGAAGAGAAGCAAACTCTGTACATGGTTTGTCAGACTAACCATATTGGTCTCGACTGAAGTTAAATCAACTCTAAGCTGTTTAATTTTCTTCAGTCCGTCTAAAAGACGAACAGGAAAAACAAGGATTATAAGCCGATAAAAAGCTTGTAACTCACTTGAGTGCATATTAATTGAATTCAGAATCACAGCTTATGAAACCTGCTAAGACTTTAGCCCTCCTATGGTCATCGGCAAGCTTGCCTACAGTGTCGCGGACTCCGACATGGGCAGCAgcacatagaactctcacctgcCTCATTCCACCACCTAAGGTCTTCCTGAGGATTTTAGCCTGATAGTATTGTTCAGATCCATCGTCACATCTTCCATTAATCAGTAATTCAGTATAAACAAGTAAGCAGAATATTACCTTCTCTATGAAGGCCTTGGAACCAACAATAACTGATCCAACAGGGGCACCTAACCCTTTCGATAGGCATACCTGCAGTTTTGTGTTAAACAGAGAAAACATTCAGGAATATAGGTTGTCCCCGTTTGTATGTACAGGAACAAGGCAACAAGCAAACCAAAACTTACCGAAACTGAATCCGCAGCTCTCACAAGTCTATCAACAGGAACTCCAAGTGCCTAAGTAACACAATAAGAAGAGTGATTTGTGATTCTGGGACCGTAGTAGGTAGTACTCATAGACTCATAGTTCATACGTAGATATCTCGGCTGACTGATCCCATAGACCCACACTACATACCACTGAAGCATTGAAAATTCGAGCTCCGTCAATGTGAAGCTTCAAGCCATGAGTTTTAGCAACTTCCCCAACCTTGTCCGTGTATTCTACAGACAGACACTTTCCACCACAACTGCAGCAAGAAAGTTTATCAGGTAAGAGGGAAAATAATTGTAAAATTCCCCGAAAATACTAGTATGGCTGTCGATGAGAAACATCATATATATCAAAGCAACTCACTTTCCCTGTGTGTTCTCCAAGCATATCAGCCTGGTGGTAGGATAACACAGCCCGTTCGGATGCCTAATGGCGGCGACGATCTTGTCGATGTCCATGGTGCCGTCGGGATTGTTGCGGACGGTCCTGGGGTGGACGCCGCCGATGGTGGACATGCCGCCGTTCTCGTAGATGTGCATGTGGGAGTTGTCGCCGAGGATGACCTCGCTGCCCCTGGTGTCGCAGTGCACGAGGGCGGAGACGAGGTTGGCCATGGTGCCCGATGGCACGAACAGGGCCGCCTCCTTGCCCATCATCCTGGCCATCTCCGTCTCGAAGCGGTGGGCGGTCGGGTCCGAGCCCAGAACGTCGTCGTCCACATCCgctgcggccatggcggcgcgcaTGGCCTCCGAGGGCTTCGTCACAGTGTCCGACCGGAGGTCCACCGCCTTGGTCAACATTCTGCGTTGCTCGATCCAAGTCACGCTGTTACAGCAACACTAGTCGATAAATAACCCCGAGAAAGTAAGGTAGTATTTTAAAAGAACATCATTTACTCTTTTTTAGTAAGAGCAACAATCACGGCAGCAGGTTAGAAAATCGGCTGCTTAATTAGCTAGGGCCTTCAACCAGGGTACGTAAGCTCTTAGAGATCATTCAGTTGATGATTACCTTCAATCCGTTGGAGATGGATCTTCAATCAATTGGATATGGCAGCTCTATAGCAACTTAATTGTGGAAGATCCAGAAGAGGGAGCTTCGTTTATATAGACTTTGGTGTAATATCTTACAAAAGGTTTGCCAtaggaagctcttgaggaaaaTGC contains the following coding sequences:
- the LOC124668451 gene encoding probable low-specificity L-threonine aldolase 2 encodes the protein MLTKAVDLRSDTVTKPSEAMRAAMAAADVDDDVLGSDPTAHRFETEMARMMGKEAALFVPSGTMANLVSALVHCDTRGSEVILGDNSHMHIYENGGMSTIGGVHPRTVRNNPDGTMDIDKIVAAIRHPNGLCYPTTRLICLENTQGNCGGKCLSVEYTDKVGEVAKTHGLKLHIDGARIFNASVALGVPVDRLVRAADSVSVCLSKGLGAPVGSVIVGSKAFIEKAKILRKTLGGGMRQVRVLCAAAHVGVRDTVGKLADDHRRAKVLADGLKKIKQLRVDLTSVETNMVYFDITDPLISPCKLCQVLEQRNVLAMAVSSKSVRLVTHYQISDSDVQYALRCIEEAVEEILLGSAKSEHLANGVTANSYGN